One window of the Streptomyces sp. NBC_00259 genome contains the following:
- a CDS encoding MFS transporter encodes MTAARSSGVSGPLSRAWRATGRALHLPFTGAARGIRRATHAHGAGESGLGKLIELHAVNGAGDVMITVALASTVFFSVPTDEARGRVALYLAITMAPFALLAPVIGPLLDHIPHGRRAAMAGTMTARAVLALTMSGAVATGGLELYPAALGVLVCSKAYGVIRSAVVPRLLPPRFALVKANSRVTLAGLVATGIAAPVGAALQQIGPEWPLYGACAIFTAGTFLALSMPHKVDSAKGERKAHMLTHGERRPSLRTVGPSVLHGLQANAAHRMLSGFLIFFLAFLLRVHPLAGQSAAASLVMVGVAAGIGNACGTAIGAWVRHRPPEVIVATGLTLALSAAVLAAVFFSPLMVAVLGAVAGLSQALSKLSLDAMIQRDVPEAVRTSAFARSETLLQMSWVVGGAIGIALPLNGVLGMSVAAVILATGAVLALRGLLVASRRSTTTTERTTVAPRVR; translated from the coding sequence GTGACAGCCGCGAGGTCGTCCGGCGTTTCCGGGCCGCTGAGCAGGGCGTGGCGCGCGACCGGCCGCGCCCTGCACCTGCCGTTCACCGGCGCGGCACGAGGCATTCGCCGGGCGACCCACGCACACGGCGCCGGCGAATCCGGGCTCGGAAAACTCATCGAGCTGCACGCCGTCAACGGCGCCGGCGACGTGATGATCACCGTCGCGCTCGCATCCACCGTCTTCTTCTCCGTCCCCACCGACGAGGCGCGCGGGCGGGTCGCGCTCTACCTCGCGATCACGATGGCCCCGTTCGCTCTTCTGGCCCCCGTGATCGGGCCGCTCCTGGACCACATCCCGCACGGCCGCCGCGCCGCGATGGCGGGCACGATGACGGCCCGCGCGGTGCTGGCGCTGACCATGTCGGGCGCGGTCGCGACGGGCGGCCTCGAGCTGTATCCGGCCGCGCTCGGCGTACTGGTGTGCTCGAAGGCGTACGGGGTGATCCGCAGCGCGGTCGTCCCGCGTCTGCTCCCCCCGCGCTTCGCCCTCGTGAAGGCGAACTCCCGGGTGACGCTCGCCGGGCTGGTCGCCACCGGGATCGCCGCGCCGGTCGGCGCCGCGCTGCAGCAGATCGGTCCCGAGTGGCCGCTGTACGGGGCGTGCGCGATCTTCACGGCCGGCACGTTCCTGGCGCTCAGCATGCCGCACAAGGTCGACTCGGCGAAGGGCGAGCGCAAGGCGCACATGCTGACCCACGGCGAGCGCAGGCCGAGCCTGCGCACGGTGGGCCCGTCGGTCCTGCACGGGCTGCAGGCGAACGCGGCGCACCGCATGCTCTCCGGGTTCCTGATCTTCTTCCTGGCGTTCCTGCTGCGGGTCCATCCCCTGGCCGGGCAGAGCGCCGCCGCGTCGCTGGTGATGGTGGGCGTCGCCGCGGGCATCGGCAACGCGTGCGGCACGGCGATCGGGGCGTGGGTACGGCACCGCCCGCCGGAGGTGATCGTGGCCACGGGTCTGACGCTCGCCCTGTCGGCCGCGGTGCTCGCGGCCGTGTTCTTCAGCCCGCTGATGGTGGCGGTGCTGGGCGCGGTCGCCGGACTGTCGCAGGCCCTGTCCAAGCTGTCCCTGGACGCGATGATCCAGCGGGACGTCCCCGAGGCGGTGCGGACGTCGGCGTTCGCCCGTTCGGAGACGCTGCTCCAGATGTCGTGGGTGGTGGGCGGCGCGATCGGGATCGCCCTGCCGCTGAACGGCGTCCTGGGCATGTCGGTCGCGGCGGTCATCCTCGCGACGGGCGCCGTGCTGGCCCTTCGCGGCCTCCTGGTGGCCTCGCGCCGCAGCACGACGACCACGGAGCGGACGACCGTGGCGCCCCGGGTCCGCTGA